One Actinomyces respiraculi DNA window includes the following coding sequences:
- a CDS encoding ABC transporter substrate-binding protein yields the protein MMNTLTRRSLLTGAGALAAATVLAACSSSDPLSETPSGGSASRDNSTLTTIVVGSQQYYSNEILAEIYAQAIEHAGLDVDRQFQIGQREIYMPELTKGSIHVIPEYVGNLLQYLDGDTSATDADALHAALVKALPQGLTAYRHAEATDQDSYTVTAALAQERGLVTLADLAKLGRTVKVAANSEFATRPYGPQGLTREYDVDAEVTPVEDSGGPLTVKALLDGDVDVADIYTSDPAIEDNGLTVLEDPKGLILPQNVVPVVADGLPSAVRTAVEQVQAALTSSELRALNKRSTSEGLESAKIAKDWLTAQGLLG from the coding sequence ATGATGAACACCCTCACACGCCGCTCGCTGCTCACCGGCGCGGGCGCGCTCGCCGCCGCTACCGTCCTGGCCGCCTGCTCCTCCTCCGACCCGCTGTCCGAGACGCCGTCCGGAGGCAGTGCCAGCAGGGACAACAGCACCCTGACAACCATCGTCGTCGGATCCCAGCAGTACTACTCCAACGAGATCCTCGCCGAGATCTACGCCCAGGCCATCGAGCACGCGGGCCTGGACGTCGACCGCCAGTTCCAGATCGGCCAGCGCGAGATCTACATGCCCGAGTTGACCAAGGGCTCCATCCACGTCATCCCCGAGTACGTCGGCAACCTCCTGCAGTACCTCGACGGCGACACCTCCGCCACCGACGCCGACGCTCTGCACGCCGCCCTCGTCAAGGCGCTGCCCCAGGGCCTGACCGCCTACCGCCACGCCGAGGCCACCGACCAGGACTCCTACACGGTCACCGCCGCCCTCGCCCAGGAGCGCGGCCTGGTCACCCTCGCGGACCTGGCGAAGCTGGGCCGCACCGTCAAGGTGGCCGCCAACTCCGAGTTCGCCACCCGCCCCTACGGCCCGCAGGGCCTCACGCGGGAGTACGACGTCGACGCCGAGGTGACACCGGTGGAGGACTCCGGTGGCCCGCTGACCGTCAAGGCCCTTCTCGACGGCGACGTCGACGTCGCGGACATCTACACCTCGGACCCCGCCATCGAGGACAACGGCCTGACCGTCCTGGAGGACCCGAAGGGCCTGATCCTGCCCCAGAACGTCGTTCCCGTCGTGGCCGACGGTCTGCCCTCCGCCGTGCGCACGGCTGTCGAGCAGGTCCAGGCGGCCCTGACCTCCTCCGAGCTGCGCGCGCTCAACAAGCGTTCGACCTCCGAGGGGCTGGAGTCAGCGAAGATCGCGAAGGACTGGCTGACCGCCCAGGGGCTCCTGGGCTGA
- a CDS encoding LacI family DNA-binding transcriptional regulator, translating to MAEGGKGRRVTLVDVAREANCSVSMASIVMRDAAGASDETRRRVKAVAKRLGYRTDQRARALRSARSGLIGVTFAVHQPFHAALVESLYHAAERVPTHRLVLSAVIDTIDDRRAAETLLRDRVDALIMVAPSTGVARLRVLSDEVPVVTVARPISCAAVDIIRIDDRGGVGLAVDHLVSLGHRRIVHVDGGAAPSSAERSAGYLEAMGSHGLSGEAEILPGGLEQEHGLAAAATMVVRAQAAGGLEHLPTGVVAFNDRVAGGIVLGLQAAGVHVPVQVSVVGFDNARRAHAGPVSLTTIDQNPDLMARLALERAIGRAANSYLPTEQVIVPRLVARDSTAAAPGQR from the coding sequence ATGGCCGAGGGGGGCAAGGGCAGGAGAGTGACCCTGGTTGACGTCGCCCGGGAGGCCAACTGCTCGGTGTCCATGGCCTCGATCGTCATGAGGGACGCGGCCGGCGCCTCCGACGAGACTCGGCGTCGTGTCAAGGCCGTCGCCAAGCGGCTGGGGTACCGCACGGACCAGCGGGCACGGGCCCTGCGCTCGGCACGCTCGGGCCTCATCGGGGTGACCTTCGCCGTTCACCAGCCCTTCCACGCCGCGCTGGTCGAGAGCCTCTACCACGCGGCCGAACGCGTCCCCACGCACCGCCTTGTGCTGTCCGCGGTCATCGACACGATCGATGACCGCCGTGCCGCCGAGACCCTGCTGCGCGACCGCGTCGACGCACTCATCATGGTGGCGCCATCGACGGGGGTGGCGCGCCTGCGCGTCCTGTCCGACGAGGTGCCGGTGGTCACGGTCGCCCGCCCGATCTCCTGCGCGGCGGTGGACATCATCAGGATCGACGACCGCGGCGGGGTGGGCCTCGCGGTCGACCACCTGGTCTCCCTCGGGCACCGCAGGATCGTCCATGTCGACGGCGGGGCGGCGCCGTCCTCCGCGGAGCGCAGCGCCGGGTACCTGGAGGCGATGGGCTCGCACGGGCTGAGCGGTGAGGCCGAGATACTGCCGGGCGGCCTGGAGCAGGAGCACGGCCTGGCGGCAGCCGCCACCATGGTGGTGCGGGCGCAGGCCGCGGGCGGGCTGGAGCACCTGCCGACCGGCGTCGTCGCCTTCAACGACCGGGTGGCCGGTGGCATCGTGCTCGGCCTCCAGGCGGCCGGGGTGCACGTGCCGGTGCAGGTCAGCGTCGTCGGCTTCGACAATGCGCGACGGGCGCATGCCGGGCCGGTGTCGCTGACGACGATCGACCAGAACCCGGACCTCATGGCCCGGCTGGCGCTGGAGCGTGCGATCGGTCGCGCCGCGAACAGCTACCTGCCGACCGAGCAGGTGATCGTGCCGCGTCTGGTCGCCAGGGACTCGACCGCGGCCGCGCCCGGGCAGCGCTGA
- a CDS encoding Gfo/Idh/MocA family oxidoreductase, which translates to MTPPKPLRTALIGAGRIGTHHANAIAHDLHTATLVAVVDPRTDAATTVAEQTGARPESETAAVLTDPQIDAVVITTPAALHRDLIIEAARAGKHIFTEKPITTELSEADECVAAAREADVILQVGFNRRFAPGFVAARAAVDDGRVGTPQLLRSLTRDPGPYGGDPARTPLWTIFLETLIHDFDTLRFLNPGSEVTEVTAHADALVRPDARDAGFLDTSVVHLRFDNGAFATAEASFSATYGYDVRGEVFGDGGMAVAGSGRTSDMEYYGPAGVSYDTSRADTDLLHGAYVAEFAAFVEASNGADVAIPTGEDGVKALEIARAAILSVQQSRTVALTEVAR; encoded by the coding sequence ATGACACCCCCGAAGCCCTTGCGAACAGCACTCATCGGTGCTGGACGCATCGGCACCCACCACGCCAACGCCATCGCCCACGACCTGCACACAGCGACCCTCGTCGCCGTCGTCGACCCCCGCACCGACGCCGCCACCACCGTGGCCGAGCAGACGGGAGCGCGCCCCGAGTCGGAGACTGCAGCCGTCCTCACCGACCCGCAGATCGACGCCGTCGTCATCACCACCCCGGCAGCCCTGCACCGCGACCTCATCATCGAGGCGGCCCGAGCCGGCAAGCACATCTTCACCGAGAAGCCCATCACCACCGAGCTGAGCGAGGCCGACGAGTGCGTAGCCGCGGCCCGCGAGGCAGACGTCATCCTCCAGGTCGGCTTCAACCGACGTTTTGCCCCCGGCTTCGTCGCCGCACGGGCAGCCGTCGACGACGGACGCGTCGGCACCCCGCAGCTGCTGCGCTCCCTCACCCGTGACCCGGGGCCCTACGGCGGCGACCCCGCACGGACTCCGCTGTGGACGATCTTCCTGGAGACCCTCATCCATGACTTCGACACGCTGCGCTTCCTCAACCCCGGCTCCGAGGTCACCGAGGTCACCGCCCACGCCGACGCCCTCGTGCGCCCCGACGCCCGGGACGCAGGCTTCCTCGACACCTCGGTGGTCCACCTGCGTTTCGACAACGGCGCCTTCGCCACCGCCGAGGCCTCCTTCAGCGCGACCTACGGCTATGACGTGCGCGGTGAGGTCTTCGGCGACGGCGGCATGGCCGTCGCCGGCTCCGGGCGCACCAGCGACATGGAGTACTACGGCCCGGCCGGGGTCTCCTACGACACCTCACGAGCCGACACCGACCTGCTTCACGGGGCCTACGTCGCCGAGTTCGCCGCCTTCGTCGAGGCCAGCAACGGGGCCGACGTCGCCATCCCCACGGGTGAGGACGGCGTCAAGGCGCTGGAGATCGCCCGCGCCGCGATCCTGTCCGTCCAGCAGTCCCGGACCGTCGCCCTCACGGAGGTCGCCCGATGA
- a CDS encoding TIM barrel protein, whose translation MSILSVPTTNAFTLAACAEMIYQDKPFMDRVEAIAARGLGVEIWDWTTKDLDALASRRADGVRVVSMTGYVEGDLTTDDGVTHMLATAEDSLKAADTLDCPVLNFHGTGLGEGGIPVVANAHPTPGDWLRAADTCRRLAELGRREGRVFTLENLNLPVDHPGTPFALAKDTLALVSAVDDAHLKMNLDLYHAQIGEGNLIELCRQALDHIGELQVADVPGRAQPGTGEVNYRNVALALADMGYRGNIGMEAFAWGPAGADDPSAPAGSTSASDQALDQFIRTFTVEAQP comes from the coding sequence ATGAGCATCCTGAGCGTGCCCACGACCAACGCCTTCACCCTGGCGGCCTGCGCGGAGATGATCTACCAGGACAAGCCCTTCATGGACCGTGTCGAGGCCATCGCTGCGCGCGGCCTGGGCGTGGAGATCTGGGACTGGACCACCAAGGACCTGGACGCCCTGGCCTCCCGCCGCGCCGACGGCGTGCGCGTGGTCTCCATGACCGGATACGTCGAGGGGGACCTGACCACCGACGACGGCGTGACGCACATGCTCGCCACCGCCGAGGACTCCCTCAAGGCCGCCGACACCCTGGACTGCCCCGTCCTCAACTTCCACGGGACAGGCTTGGGGGAGGGCGGCATCCCCGTCGTCGCCAACGCACACCCCACCCCCGGCGACTGGCTGCGCGCCGCCGACACCTGCCGCCGCCTGGCCGAGCTCGGACGACGCGAGGGCCGGGTCTTCACCCTGGAGAACCTCAACCTGCCCGTTGACCACCCCGGCACCCCCTTCGCCCTGGCCAAGGACACCTTGGCCCTCGTCAGCGCCGTCGACGATGCGCACCTCAAGATGAACCTCGACCTGTACCACGCTCAGATCGGCGAGGGGAACCTCATCGAGCTGTGCCGCCAGGCCCTGGACCACATCGGTGAGCTGCAGGTGGCGGACGTGCCCGGCCGCGCCCAGCCCGGCACCGGCGAGGTCAACTACCGCAACGTCGCCCTGGCCCTGGCAGACATGGGCTACCGCGGCAACATCGGCATGGAGGCCTTCGCCTGGGGACCCGCCGGCGCCGATGACCCGAGCGCCCCGGCCGGCTCGACCAGCGCCTCCGACCAGGCCCTAGACCAGTTCATCCGCACCTTCACGGTGGAGGCGCAGCCATGA
- a CDS encoding sugar porter family MFS transporter, with protein sequence MSQYTSAAAPAPHPDAGTPAEVKRVDARLFTIRTIATLGGLLFGYDTGVISGALPFLARGAEEGGLGLSPFQESIVTSSLTMGAAIGAIVGGRLSDRYGRKKNIYTVAIIFLIGALGCALAPNYSVLVGFRFFLGLAVGGASATVPVYLSEMAPVTIRGTMVARNELMIVTGQLLAYSFNAFIAVMWPQAHVWRWMLVIASIPAIGLWIGMHLLPESPRWLASRGRVADMWRVLNEVRMADGVEAEGKDILHRVEEEAALGTGSWADLATPWIGKITAIGIGLAALSQLTGVNGIMYYAPTILQTTGLGTQAALVATIANGVVSVVAVSIGIGLLKRLPRRRMMLIGQTGVVLSLILLGSMFLLPESTARSYLVLLFMLTFLFSMQCFIGPTFWLMLSEIFPMRVRGLANGVAVFCNWMGNVIVAFAFPNLIAAVQGNTFFVFAVINAGTLAFYARFLPETFGHSLESLERHFEEKYS encoded by the coding sequence ATGAGCCAGTACACGAGTGCGGCAGCACCGGCCCCTCACCCTGACGCGGGAACCCCCGCGGAGGTCAAGCGGGTCGACGCGCGGCTGTTCACCATCCGCACGATCGCCACCCTCGGCGGTCTGTTGTTCGGCTACGACACCGGCGTCATCTCCGGCGCCCTGCCCTTCCTCGCGCGTGGCGCCGAGGAAGGGGGACTGGGACTGTCGCCCTTCCAGGAATCAATTGTCACCTCCTCCCTCACGATGGGCGCCGCCATCGGCGCCATCGTGGGCGGCAGGCTCTCCGACCGGTATGGACGCAAGAAGAACATCTACACCGTCGCCATCATCTTCCTCATCGGTGCACTCGGCTGCGCCCTGGCCCCGAACTACTCGGTCCTGGTGGGCTTCCGGTTCTTCCTGGGCCTCGCCGTCGGCGGTGCCTCTGCGACCGTTCCCGTCTACCTCTCCGAGATGGCACCGGTGACGATCCGCGGCACCATGGTGGCGCGCAATGAGCTCATGATCGTCACCGGCCAGCTGCTCGCGTACTCCTTCAACGCCTTCATCGCCGTCATGTGGCCGCAGGCCCACGTTTGGCGCTGGATGCTCGTCATCGCCTCGATCCCGGCCATCGGGCTGTGGATCGGCATGCACCTGCTGCCCGAGTCACCACGCTGGCTGGCGAGCCGGGGGCGCGTGGCCGACATGTGGAGGGTGCTCAACGAGGTGCGTATGGCCGACGGCGTCGAGGCCGAGGGCAAGGACATCCTCCATCGTGTCGAGGAGGAGGCCGCGCTTGGCACCGGCTCATGGGCGGATCTGGCGACGCCGTGGATCGGCAAGATCACTGCGATCGGCATCGGTCTGGCGGCACTGTCGCAGCTCACCGGGGTCAACGGCATCATGTACTACGCCCCGACGATCCTTCAGACCACGGGCCTGGGCACTCAGGCGGCTCTCGTCGCCACGATCGCCAACGGCGTGGTGTCGGTCGTGGCGGTGTCCATCGGTATCGGCCTGCTCAAGAGGCTGCCTCGCAGGCGCATGATGCTCATCGGCCAGACGGGCGTGGTCCTCTCGCTCATTCTGCTCGGCTCGATGTTCCTCCTGCCTGAGTCAACGGCCCGCTCTTACCTCGTGCTGCTGTTCATGCTCACCTTCCTGTTCTCGATGCAGTGCTTCATCGGCCCGACCTTCTGGCTCATGCTCTCGGAGATCTTCCCGATGCGGGTGCGCGGCCTGGCCAACGGTGTCGCGGTGTTCTGCAACTGGATGGGCAACGTGATCGTGGCCTTCGCCTTCCCGAACCTCATCGCGGCGGTGCAGGGCAACACCTTCTTCGTCTTCGCGGTGATCAACGCCGGCACGCTGGCCTTCTACGCCAGGTTCCTGCCGGAGACCTTCGGCCACTCCCTGGAGTCGCTGGAGCGTCACTTCGAGGAGAAGTACTCCTGA
- a CDS encoding MFS transporter, with the protein MGAVPQAVLDQGADAALPPRRLVRVGVSTGLVFLVVLSLAPTLWLMATATFCVGLANGLVAPGYSAGGSLAVRAEEQAAVAGVLSASASVTWIFAPVMATALYGWHPDVPFALALAVLSLSAATAWFSPALRSQHRQGKEDQEYFSSK; encoded by the coding sequence GTGGGAGCGGTGCCGCAGGCGGTCCTGGACCAGGGCGCGGACGCCGCGCTGCCGCCACGGCGGCTGGTGCGGGTAGGGGTGAGCACAGGCCTCGTCTTCCTCGTGGTCCTGTCGCTCGCACCCACGCTGTGGCTCATGGCGACGGCGACCTTCTGCGTCGGCCTGGCCAACGGGCTGGTCGCGCCGGGCTACAGCGCGGGCGGCTCACTGGCGGTCAGGGCCGAGGAACAGGCCGCCGTCGCGGGGGTCCTCAGCGCGTCGGCGTCGGTCACCTGGATCTTTGCGCCGGTGATGGCAACAGCCCTGTACGGCTGGCACCCGGACGTGCCCTTCGCCCTCGCCCTGGCGGTCCTGTCGCTGAGCGCGGCGACCGCCTGGTTCAGCCCCGCGCTGCGCAGCCAGCACCGCCAGGGCAAGGAGGATCAGGAGTACTTCTCCTCGAAGTGA
- a CDS encoding IS3 family transposase (programmed frameshift): MARKTCTGEFRRQGVDLYESTPGATLRCIAEDLGVTRAMLRQWLALHGTGRKTGADGAPAASPLRPGAGGRATGPAPGAKESPAETIARLEAENRDLRAQTARLRTERQILRQAAKYFAGGDGLVNRFQFVEDHKSAWGVKRLCQVIGIARSSFYAWRAGAPRRAARAQADAALAARIQALQDPARGGDRAYGAPRITADLNEGAPPDQRVNHKRVARVMAAFNLAGTCLRRRVRTTRSDQAGRRFDDLIGRDFRTGQPNRRYVGDITYLPVRDGPTLYFASVIDLGSRKLAGWALGEHMRTGLVEEALKAACAQRGGLAGAVFHSDHGSVYTSKAYTALCERLGLTQSMGAVGSSADNALAESFNAALKRELLAGRKTFPDATTAYRSVFHWANRYNTRRRHSAIGNVPPNTHETATLTTAA, from the exons ATGGCCAGGAAGACCTGCACCGGGGAGTTCCGGCGTCAGGGCGTGGACTTGTACGAGTCGACGCCGGGGGCCACGCTGCGCTGCATCGCCGAGGATCTGGGCGTCACCCGCGCGATGCTGCGCCAGTGGCTGGCGTTGCACGGCACGGGACGCAAGACCGGCGCTGACGGGGCGCCCGCCGCCAGCCCTCTGAGGCCGGGCGCCGGCGGTCGGGCCACCGGCCCGGCCCCGGGTGCCAAGGAGAGCCCGGCCGAGACGATCGCGCGTCTGGAGGCCGAGAACAGGGACCTGCGGGCCCAGACGGCCAGGCTGAGGACCGAGCGTCAGATCCTGCGTCAGGCGGCCAAGTATTTCGCGG GGGGAGATGGGCTGGTGAACCGCTTCCAGTTCGTCGAGGACCACAAGAGCGCCTGGGGCGTCAAGCGGTTGTGCCAGGTCATCGGGATCGCCCGCTCCTCGTTCTACGCCTGGCGGGCAGGCGCACCCAGGCGGGCGGCACGGGCCCAGGCGGACGCGGCCCTGGCCGCGCGCATCCAGGCCCTGCAGGACCCCGCCCGGGGCGGGGACCGCGCCTACGGCGCCCCCAGGATCACCGCTGACCTCAACGAGGGCGCACCGCCAGACCAGCGGGTCAACCACAAGCGAGTAGCCCGGGTCATGGCCGCCTTCAACCTGGCGGGCACCTGCCTGCGCCGCCGGGTCAGGACCACGCGCAGCGACCAGGCAGGGCGCCGCTTCGATGACCTCATCGGCCGGGACTTTCGCACCGGGCAGCCCAACCGCAGGTACGTCGGCGACATCACCTACCTGCCGGTCCGCGACGGCCCCACCCTGTACTTCGCCTCGGTCATCGACCTGGGCTCACGCAAGCTCGCCGGCTGGGCGCTGGGCGAGCACATGCGCACCGGGCTGGTCGAGGAGGCCCTCAAGGCCGCCTGCGCCCAGCGAGGCGGCCTGGCCGGGGCGGTGTTCCACTCCGACCACGGCTCGGTCTACACCTCCAAGGCCTACACCGCCCTGTGCGAGCGCCTGGGCCTGACCCAGTCCATGGGCGCTGTCGGCTCCTCCGCCGACAACGCCTTGGCCGAGTCCTTCAACGCCGCCCTCAAGCGAGAGCTCCTCGCCGGCCGCAAGACCTTCCCCGACGCCACAACGGCCTACAGGAGCGTGTTCCACTGGGCCAACCGCTACAACACCCGCAGACGCCACAGCGCGATCGGCAACGTCCCTCCCAACACCCACGAGACCGCTACACTGACAACCGCCGCATGA